One window of Diabrotica undecimpunctata isolate CICGRU chromosome 8, icDiaUnde3, whole genome shotgun sequence genomic DNA carries:
- the LOC140448818 gene encoding uncharacterized protein translates to MTVPNKPSRILTLCGKKQVGCLSSAERGVLVTLETCMNAAGNFMPGMFVFPRKKVNPLLMDGTPPGSPAVYYETGWITQENFIEWFKKFIEFSNPGPQKPVLLILDGHSFHTKSLELLHLAGENNFILLCFPPHTRHRLQPLDVSFLAPLSTFYAQ, encoded by the coding sequence ATGACTGTACCTAACAAGCCTTCCAGAATCCTTACTCTGTGTGGTAAAAAGCAAGTGGGTTGTTTGTCCTCAGCAGAACGAGGTGTACTGGTGACCTTAGAAACCTGTATGAATGCTGCAGGGAATTTTATGCCAGGGATGTTTGTATTTCCCCGTAAGAAAGTAAATCCGCTCTTAATGGATGGTACCCCGCCAGGGTCACCTGCAGTGTATTATGAGACTGGTTGGATTACCCAAGAAAACTTTATTGAATggtttaaaaagtttattgagTTTTCTAATCCCGGACCTCAAAAACCAGTGCTACTTATTCTTGAtggtcacagtttccataccaaAAGTTTAGAACTCCTTCATCTTGCAGGGGAAAATAACtttatattattatgttttccACCACACACCAGACATAGATTACAACCGCTCGATGTCTCATTTTTGGCACCACTTAGTACATTTTATGCACAATAG